One window from the genome of Nicotiana sylvestris chromosome 9, ASM39365v2, whole genome shotgun sequence encodes:
- the LOC104249904 gene encoding uncharacterized protein has protein sequence MADSSSIEEFSVSSQDHETTATGKKYGGLVPKKKPLISKDHERAFFDSADWALCKQGAGVDKKSAVVIETLRPKLQRTAHQQLPPRRPACTS, from the exons ATGGCAGATAGCAGCAGTATTGAAGAGTTTTCTGTCTCCTCTCAAGATCACGAG ACCACTGCCACTGGTAAAAAATATGGAGGACTTGTGCCAAAGAAGAAGCCTTTGATTTCAAAG GACCATGAACGTGCCTTCTTTGATTCCGCAGATTGGGCTCTATGCAAG CAAGGTGCAGGAGTTGATAAGAAATCAGCAGTTGTTATTGAGACATTGCGTCCCAAGTTGCAA AGAACAGCTCATCAACAACTACCTCCTCGAAGACCTGCTTGTACATCTTGA